One genomic segment of Verrucomicrobiia bacterium includes these proteins:
- a CDS encoding tRNA threonylcarbamoyladenosine dehydratase has translation MTQFEARFSGIGRLFGSDGAQRLRDAHVCVIGIGGVGSWAVEALARSGVGQLTLVDLDDVCISNVNRQLHALTGTFGKPKVEVMAERARLIQPDCQVNARQEFFLQSNADSILNTRFDYVFDAIDRVSMKALLIASCVQRGIPIITAGGAGGRRNPAAIEVSDLAFSCNDRLLKHVRKELRSKHSFTQADKPFGVKCVFSREPVVFAQADGSVSCERGDTTDFRIDCSTGFGTASFVTGTFGLIAAGQIVEHLASTEAAVMQRVETGCDASRPSA, from the coding sequence ATGACTCAATTTGAAGCCAGGTTCAGCGGCATCGGCCGCTTGTTCGGAAGCGACGGCGCACAGCGCCTTCGCGATGCCCACGTGTGTGTCATCGGAATCGGCGGCGTGGGTTCATGGGCCGTTGAAGCGCTCGCACGGTCAGGCGTCGGACAGCTCACTCTCGTGGACCTTGACGACGTCTGCATCAGCAACGTCAACCGCCAACTGCACGCACTCACGGGGACCTTTGGCAAACCCAAGGTCGAGGTGATGGCCGAGCGAGCGCGGCTGATCCAACCGGACTGCCAGGTCAACGCGCGACAGGAATTTTTTCTGCAATCCAACGCCGATTCCATTCTCAACACGCGATTCGATTATGTCTTCGATGCGATCGACCGCGTCTCGATGAAGGCGCTGCTGATCGCATCGTGTGTTCAGCGGGGAATTCCGATCATCACCGCAGGTGGCGCGGGCGGGCGTCGCAATCCCGCAGCCATCGAAGTTTCCGACCTCGCGTTCTCTTGCAATGACCGTTTGCTGAAACACGTGAGAAAGGAACTGCGTTCCAAGCACAGCTTTACTCAGGCCGACAAGCCGTTCGGCGTGAAGTGTGTTTTCTCCCGGGAACCTGTCGTCTTTGCACAGGCGGACGGTTCGGTCTCCTGCGAGCGCGGCGATACCACGGATTTCCGAATCGATTGCAGCACTGGATTTGGAACCGCCAGTTTCGTGACGGGAACATTCGGACTCATTGCGGCCGGCCAAATCGTCGAGCACCTGGCGTCAACAGAGGCTGCAGTTATGCAGCGTGTCGAAACAGGATGCGATGCTTCCCGGCCTAGCGCTTGA
- a CDS encoding ABC transporter permease subunit, producing MNVRVSTVWILFRHELRMILRDRRTLITAVIVPMLVTPLVLASSSWTRKQREAVLQSTTYKYAVAGEARDQIREWITTAIEQRDLKAGTNGAGLLRLEEETAITNAVEALHAATIHFFVEGVREVKTNSTGEVTPEPLPTLRFVYRGDRDDSLKGQQELEEQLERMRKRGREDLLRERGFPVRVEQVAVVEPVDLASKAQVAGRTLGKMISLFLLVLVFSGGAVVANDLLAGEKERGTLETLLTSSASRTDIIASKQLVIFAIATFITIMQVMNLLVYVGFKVIPVSANLSAAVTPAVALLLLALFLPMTGLVAGLLLLGSGYAKTYKEAQLYFLPMLVICVLPALAPIFPDLPLRSLVVLIPIANVGVAAKEILVGVFDWPMIALAWIVTAGTGLWVTRITISLLSAERLMNAGGGQLSPTDGAGRFSRHVVAWFATLWAVLWVVNSYTARADIRVQLLVNLVGLFLGASLLILWRYPLNWGEMLAWRGPKPLVWLGVVCAIPGGVLTASGLARLASQFVPVSEEMLEEFSRTLIPEGITTAELLFFLAVLPGFCEEFAFRGLLLHGLRRRFHPVALVVVVGLVFGIFHFALFRFAGTAFLGMLLAAVTLITGSIFPAMVWHAGNNALGVIASQAEVPVAELDGWMYGAGVVLLAVAFWIFWRERQPAAGLRWRR from the coding sequence ATGAATGTGCGGGTTTCCACGGTCTGGATCCTGTTCCGCCATGAACTGCGCATGATCCTGCGGGACAGGCGCACGCTCATCACGGCGGTCATCGTGCCGATGCTGGTCACGCCGCTCGTGCTGGCATCCTCGTCATGGACACGCAAGCAACGCGAGGCGGTCCTGCAGAGCACCACATATAAGTATGCTGTCGCGGGTGAAGCGCGCGACCAGATCCGCGAGTGGATCACGACTGCGATCGAACAGCGTGACCTAAAGGCTGGAACGAACGGCGCCGGGTTGTTGCGCCTGGAGGAAGAGACTGCGATCACCAATGCCGTCGAGGCGCTGCACGCCGCCACGATTCATTTTTTTGTGGAGGGTGTCCGCGAGGTGAAGACCAATTCGACCGGAGAAGTAACGCCGGAACCGTTGCCGACACTGCGGTTTGTCTATCGTGGTGACCGCGACGATTCGCTCAAGGGACAGCAGGAACTCGAGGAACAACTGGAGCGAATGCGCAAGCGCGGCCGCGAGGACCTGCTTCGCGAAAGGGGATTTCCAGTCCGTGTGGAACAGGTGGCGGTTGTAGAACCCGTGGATCTCGCATCGAAGGCCCAAGTGGCCGGGCGCACGCTGGGCAAGATGATCTCGCTCTTTTTGCTGGTCCTGGTTTTCAGTGGCGGGGCTGTGGTGGCGAATGACCTCCTCGCGGGAGAAAAGGAGCGTGGCACGCTGGAAACCCTGCTGACGAGCAGCGCTTCCCGGACCGACATTATAGCTTCGAAACAGTTGGTGATCTTCGCCATCGCGACCTTCATCACCATCATGCAGGTGATGAACCTGCTCGTGTACGTGGGTTTCAAGGTCATCCCCGTTTCAGCGAATCTGTCTGCCGCGGTGACGCCAGCTGTTGCCTTGCTGTTACTGGCGTTGTTCCTGCCCATGACCGGGCTCGTTGCGGGGCTTTTGTTGCTGGGATCGGGCTACGCCAAGACGTACAAGGAGGCGCAGTTGTACTTTCTTCCGATGCTGGTGATCTGCGTTCTCCCGGCGCTCGCCCCGATTTTTCCAGACCTTCCGTTGCGGTCGCTCGTTGTCTTGATTCCGATTGCGAACGTTGGTGTCGCGGCGAAGGAGATCCTTGTCGGCGTGTTCGACTGGCCGATGATTGCGCTGGCGTGGATCGTGACGGCCGGGACAGGACTGTGGGTTACGCGGATCACGATCTCGTTGTTGTCCGCAGAGCGATTGATGAATGCGGGGGGCGGTCAACTCTCGCCGACCGACGGCGCGGGGCGGTTCAGCCGGCATGTGGTTGCGTGGTTCGCGACGTTGTGGGCGGTGCTCTGGGTCGTGAACAGTTACACGGCGCGCGCGGACATTCGGGTGCAATTGCTGGTCAACCTGGTGGGACTTTTCCTGGGCGCTTCACTGCTGATCCTTTGGCGCTATCCACTCAATTGGGGCGAGATGCTGGCGTGGCGCGGTCCGAAACCGCTTGTCTGGCTGGGCGTGGTGTGTGCGATTCCGGGTGGCGTGCTGACTGCGAGTGGGCTGGCGCGACTGGCGAGCCAGTTTGTGCCAGTGTCGGAGGAGATGCTTGAGGAGTTCTCCCGCACATTGATTCCAGAAGGCATCACGACAGCGGAACTGTTGTTCTTCCTGGCAGTGCTGCCCGGGTTTTGCGAGGAGTTCGCATTTCGTGGATTGCTGCTCCACGGTTTGCGTCGCCGGTTTCATCCCGTGGCTCTCGTGGTTGTTGTCGGGTTGGTGTTCGGGATCTTTCACTTCGCGCTGTTCCGTTTCGCGGGCACCGCATTTCTGGGAATGCTGCTCGCGGCCGTGACCTTGATCACGGGTTCGATTTTCCCAGCAATGGTGTGGCATGCGGGAAATAATGCGCTGGGCGTGATCGCGTCGCAGGCGGAAGTGCCGGTCGCCGAGCTGGACGGATGGATGTATGGGGCGGGGGTTGTGCTGCTTGCGGTGGCGTTCTGGATTTTCTGGCGCGAGCGCCAGCCGGCCGCGGGATTGCGGTGGAGGCGATGA
- a CDS encoding ABC transporter permease, with protein MQNPNATVQPSSAWSQIRTIYRYELRGALRERTIVINSILIPIFLYPLIMWAGFTGVMFIQGHSDSTKSRIAVLNVPREHPGLRARFERDRRINIVRDASATPDQIQRGNLDAIVEFVSPEAERAALPGNFTAKITFNGSKDRSNSARQRVEGAIERYRRDWVAREGRKLGISDAEWAGFKMTSRNLASEKQMGGFVLGMLIPVLFVVMVAAGCFYPAIDCTAGERERNTWETLMSSAAKRVHIVVAKYLYVTTLGGLAGALNLVAFALTLKPMFAPLLAQAGVTFNFAVPPAAIPLLILAAVLLAGFVAAGMMIFASFARTFKEGQAMIMPFYLLVMLPPIVLQSPGIQFTTTLALIPVVNVAMMVRSVVTGIYPWVQIGITIAVSLAMIALCVRLAAFILRFEDVMAGAYNGSIKQFFRERLFGKAKSSGGIQT; from the coding sequence GTGCAGAATCCCAATGCAACGGTTCAACCTTCCAGCGCGTGGAGCCAGATTCGCACGATTTACCGGTATGAACTTCGGGGGGCGTTGCGTGAGCGCACGATCGTAATCAACAGTATTCTCATCCCCATCTTTCTGTATCCGCTCATCATGTGGGCGGGGTTCACAGGGGTGATGTTCATCCAGGGCCATTCGGACAGCACGAAGTCGCGCATCGCTGTCCTCAATGTCCCGCGCGAACATCCCGGCCTCCGTGCCCGTTTCGAGCGCGACCGCCGGATTAATATCGTCCGCGATGCTTCTGCGACTCCTGACCAAATCCAGCGAGGGAACCTGGATGCGATCGTTGAGTTCGTTTCTCCCGAAGCCGAGCGGGCTGCGCTGCCCGGGAACTTCACGGCGAAAATCACCTTCAACGGATCCAAGGATCGAAGCAACAGCGCCCGACAACGCGTGGAAGGCGCGATCGAGAGGTATCGACGCGACTGGGTTGCCCGCGAGGGCCGCAAGCTCGGGATCTCGGATGCCGAATGGGCCGGATTCAAGATGACGTCCCGGAACCTGGCTTCGGAAAAGCAGATGGGAGGTTTTGTTCTTGGCATGCTCATACCCGTGTTGTTCGTGGTCATGGTCGCCGCGGGTTGCTTTTATCCCGCCATCGATTGCACCGCAGGAGAACGGGAGCGGAATACTTGGGAAACACTCATGTCCTCAGCGGCGAAGCGGGTTCACATCGTTGTGGCGAAATACCTGTATGTCACAACACTCGGCGGTTTGGCAGGTGCTTTGAATCTGGTGGCATTTGCGCTGACGTTGAAGCCGATGTTTGCGCCATTGCTGGCGCAGGCGGGTGTGACATTCAATTTTGCAGTTCCGCCTGCGGCGATTCCACTGCTCATTCTCGCGGCGGTGTTGCTGGCGGGGTTCGTCGCGGCGGGCATGATGATCTTCGCCTCCTTCGCACGGACGTTCAAGGAGGGCCAGGCGATGATCATGCCGTTCTATCTCCTCGTCATGCTTCCTCCGATTGTTTTGCAATCGCCCGGCATCCAGTTCACCACCACGCTTGCGTTGATACCCGTCGTCAATGTGGCGATGATGGTTCGGTCCGTGGTGACAGGAATCTACCCGTGGGTGCAAATTGGAATCACGATTGCAGTGTCACTGGCGATGATCGCGCTCTGCGTACGTCTCGCGGCGTTCATCCTGCGTTTTGAAGACGTCATGGCCGGAGCGTACAACGGAAGCATAAAACAGTTCTTCCGCGAGCGCTTGTTCGGCAAGGCAAAGAGCAGCGGCGGAATACAAACCTGA
- the lpxI gene encoding UDP-2,3-diacylglucosamine diphosphatase LpxI (LpxI, functionally equivalent to LpxH, replaces it in LPS biosynthesis in a minority of bacteria.), which yields MHENPDALGIIAGNRLLPLLLARQARAMGVRRIVAVAFEGETEPALAELVDDIVWTRVGQLSKLINAFRERDVRQCVMAGQIAPRNLFDVRPDLRAMGLLLKLKERNAHSIFGGIAAELQKDGIELIAATPWLQPLMPAKGFHAGPKISTAQQEDIDYGWRIAKEISRLDIGQLVVVKEGTVLAVEGFEGTDKCLARGGELAGKNGGAVAVKVAKLNHDMRFDIPCIGVRTLETCGASGVSVLALEAGRTLLLEQEACEQLADKNRITITTIG from the coding sequence GTGCACGAAAACCCCGACGCCCTGGGTATCATCGCCGGCAATCGGCTGCTGCCTCTCCTTCTCGCCCGCCAGGCGCGCGCGATGGGCGTTCGGCGCATCGTCGCCGTCGCATTCGAGGGAGAGACCGAGCCTGCGCTCGCGGAATTGGTCGACGACATCGTGTGGACGCGGGTCGGGCAACTGTCGAAACTCATCAACGCCTTCCGGGAACGCGACGTTCGGCAGTGCGTGATGGCTGGACAGATTGCGCCTCGGAACCTATTCGATGTTCGCCCGGATCTGCGCGCTATGGGATTGTTGCTGAAACTAAAGGAGCGGAATGCGCACAGCATCTTTGGCGGCATCGCAGCCGAGTTGCAGAAGGATGGCATCGAGCTGATCGCCGCGACGCCGTGGCTTCAGCCCTTGATGCCGGCCAAAGGATTTCACGCAGGCCCGAAAATCTCGACGGCGCAACAAGAGGACATCGATTACGGATGGCGCATTGCAAAGGAAATCTCCCGCCTGGACATCGGCCAGCTCGTCGTGGTCAAGGAAGGCACGGTCCTCGCGGTCGAGGGATTTGAGGGCACGGACAAATGCCTGGCGCGCGGCGGGGAACTTGCCGGCAAGAACGGCGGCGCTGTGGCGGTGAAGGTCGCCAAGCTGAATCACGACATGCGCTTCGACATTCCATGCATCGGGGTTCGCACGCTCGAAACCTGCGGGGCATCGGGTGTTTCCGTGCTGGCACTCGAGGCAGGGCGCACACTCTTATTGGAACAGGAAGCTTGCGAACAGCTGGCGGACAAAAATAGAATCACCATCACAACAATCGGGTAA
- a CDS encoding prolyl oligopeptidase family serine peptidase, with product MVSFFSIVASRQTVVRLAALLSAGLAIVQSPLQGAESPQSRNRGGGPDRGVYKARIEPHWFGDNSKFWYRNDLSGGAREFILVAAATGTRQAAFDHARLAESLSRAAGESFSGDRLPFSEIEFANSGASVRFNAAGKQWKCDLSSYRCEVVTNDAQAALHHNVTATPMLAAAEAHPEMNPQEDDDERPRRGAESGRRAGRAVTSPDGKWSASVREFNVVLREQANGMETVLTSDGVETNYYMQLEWSPDSKSLVAWQLEPGDQKEVYLVQSSPPSGGRAVLRKRPYALPGDRFSRYAVNFFDVAARKRTAPAVDRFEHQWERPRVRWHPDQRRFAYQQVDRGHRRLRVIEVHCDTGSARNIIDEKSETFIWTAHTESLNLRYVNWLEKSDEIVYVSEKDGWRHMYLVDAATGQIRNPITQGEWVVRGIDRIDEEKRQIWFRGAGRNRGEDPYFIHHYRVDFDGSGLVALTEGNGTHAVQFSPDRQFVIDTYSRVDMPPVHELRRSADGVKVVELERADIRELKESGWEAPEVFVAKGRDGTTDIWGIICRPRAFDAQKKHPVLEQIYAGPQSAYVPKSFSAQRRFSAMTDMGFIVVQMDGMGTAFRSKAFHDVCYKNLKDAGFADRILWHKAAAAKYPYYDIDRVGVYGTSAGGQNAGGAVLFHPEFYKAAVANCGCHDNRMDKASWNEQWMGYPVGPQYSESSNIDNAGKLGGALFLVVGEMDSNVPPESTLRFADALIAAGKDFDMLVVPGAEHGTGGRYGSYVQRRTREFFARHLLNTSGGVAGSTTRAQASQRN from the coding sequence ATGGTTTCATTTTTTTCTATCGTCGCTTCGCGCCAAACCGTCGTTCGCCTCGCAGCGTTGCTTTCCGCTGGACTGGCAATTGTTCAATCGCCGCTGCAAGGCGCGGAATCACCACAATCCCGCAATCGCGGCGGCGGGCCCGACCGCGGAGTCTACAAGGCCCGCATCGAGCCACATTGGTTCGGCGACAATTCAAAATTCTGGTATCGAAACGATCTGAGTGGCGGTGCCCGCGAATTCATCCTTGTAGCTGCCGCCACTGGCACGCGTCAGGCGGCATTTGATCATGCGCGGCTTGCCGAATCCCTGTCTCGGGCTGCGGGCGAATCATTTTCCGGGGACCGTCTGCCGTTCTCGGAAATCGAATTCGCCAATTCCGGCGCGAGTGTTCGATTCAATGCCGCGGGGAAGCAGTGGAAATGCGATTTGAGCTCTTACCGCTGTGAAGTTGTGACCAACGACGCGCAAGCTGCGTTGCACCACAATGTGACGGCCACCCCGATGCTTGCTGCGGCGGAAGCCCATCCTGAAATGAATCCGCAGGAGGACGACGATGAACGACCGAGGCGGGGCGCGGAAAGCGGCCGCCGCGCGGGGCGTGCGGTCACGTCTCCCGATGGCAAGTGGTCGGCAAGCGTGCGCGAATTCAATGTTGTCCTCCGTGAGCAGGCCAATGGAATGGAGACGGTCCTCACGAGCGATGGAGTCGAGACCAATTATTACATGCAGCTCGAATGGTCGCCTGATTCCAAATCGCTCGTGGCATGGCAATTGGAACCTGGCGACCAGAAGGAGGTGTACCTGGTGCAATCCTCTCCACCGAGCGGCGGTCGCGCTGTGTTGCGGAAGCGGCCGTATGCGCTGCCGGGTGACCGCTTCAGCCGATATGCAGTCAACTTTTTCGACGTGGCTGCGCGAAAACGGACTGCCCCCGCAGTGGACCGTTTCGAGCACCAGTGGGAACGTCCCCGCGTGCGCTGGCATCCCGATCAACGGCGGTTCGCGTATCAACAAGTTGATCGTGGACATCGGCGCCTTCGCGTGATCGAGGTTCATTGCGATACCGGATCCGCGCGCAACATCATTGATGAAAAGTCGGAGACGTTTATCTGGACCGCCCACACGGAGAGTCTGAATCTCCGTTACGTCAACTGGCTCGAAAAGTCCGACGAGATCGTTTACGTGTCGGAAAAGGACGGGTGGCGCCATATGTATCTTGTGGACGCCGCCACTGGGCAGATTCGAAACCCAATCACACAAGGGGAATGGGTGGTTCGCGGCATCGACCGTATTGATGAAGAGAAGCGACAGATCTGGTTTCGTGGGGCGGGCAGGAATCGAGGCGAGGATCCTTACTTCATCCATCATTATCGTGTGGACTTCGATGGCTCCGGCCTTGTCGCGCTCACGGAAGGCAACGGCACGCACGCGGTTCAATTCTCGCCAGATCGCCAGTTCGTCATCGACACCTACAGCCGTGTGGACATGCCGCCTGTGCATGAACTCCGCCGCTCTGCCGACGGCGTGAAGGTAGTGGAACTTGAACGCGCTGACATCAGGGAGCTGAAAGAATCGGGATGGGAGGCTCCCGAGGTTTTTGTGGCGAAGGGCCGCGACGGGACGACCGACATCTGGGGCATCATTTGCCGCCCGCGCGCGTTCGACGCACAGAAGAAGCATCCCGTCCTGGAGCAAATATACGCGGGCCCGCAGAGCGCGTATGTGCCGAAGTCCTTCAGCGCGCAGCGCCGATTCTCCGCAATGACTGACATGGGATTCATCGTGGTGCAGATGGATGGCATGGGAACGGCGTTTCGTTCCAAGGCGTTTCACGATGTCTGCTACAAGAATCTTAAGGACGCAGGTTTTGCGGATCGCATCCTCTGGCATAAAGCGGCGGCGGCCAAGTATCCGTATTATGACATTGATCGCGTTGGCGTGTATGGAACGTCGGCGGGGGGCCAGAATGCAGGCGGCGCAGTGTTGTTCCATCCTGAATTCTACAAGGCAGCGGTTGCGAACTGCGGCTGCCACGACAACCGCATGGACAAGGCATCATGGAACGAGCAGTGGATGGGTTACCCGGTCGGGCCGCAATACTCCGAGTCGTCAAACATCGACAACGCGGGCAAGCTCGGCGGTGCGCTGTTCCTCGTGGTGGGCGAGATGGACAGCAATGTTCCGCCGGAATCGACGCTTCGATTTGCCGACGCCCTGATTGCGGCGGGAAAAGATTTCGATATGCTGGTCGTGCCGGGCGCGGAGCATGGGACTGGCGGCCGTTACGGCTCCTACGTTCAGCGGCGCACGCGCGAATTTTTCGCGCGCCACCTGTTGAATACGAGCGGCGGCGTGGCGGGCTCGACCACTCGGGCGCAGGCCAGCCAGCGTAACTAA
- a CDS encoding SPW repeat protein codes for MKTIPTYIHGVLDYVVGLALLLAPNLFGFADEGGAAVMVPRVIGVMILGMAVLTRYELGLFKLIPMPVHLAIDYVVPLILAASPWLFGFNDRPANVWAPHLVVGLGSFLVALMTEREPRHQTIPQHAP; via the coding sequence ATGAAAACGATACCTACATATATTCATGGGGTCCTGGATTACGTGGTGGGGCTTGCACTGTTACTGGCGCCAAACCTGTTCGGGTTTGCGGATGAAGGCGGGGCGGCGGTGATGGTGCCGCGCGTCATTGGCGTGATGATCCTGGGCATGGCCGTGCTCACTCGATATGAACTTGGGTTGTTCAAGTTGATCCCGATGCCTGTTCATCTAGCGATCGACTATGTCGTGCCGCTGATCCTGGCAGCTTCGCCGTGGTTGTTTGGGTTCAATGATCGGCCAGCGAACGTTTGGGCACCGCATCTGGTGGTTGGACTGGGGAGCTTCCTGGTTGCGCTCATGACCGAGCGGGAGCCGCGTCATCAGACCATCCCGCAGCACGCACCGTAA
- a CDS encoding deoxyribonuclease IV: MKFGAHMSTSGGIWKALQRGKSIGCECVQVFVKNNMQWAGRPHGADELALYSTELAAGCFNCVFGHTGYLINLGAAPSENRDRSLKSLMQEIELASALKLPFLVMHPGSHLGAGEESGLRQIIAGLDEVFAVTRKLPVRIALENTAGQGSCLGNDIAHLGRIFDGVKKPERLGVCLDTAHFFAAGYDIRTQKGWDKAIAQVRSTVGLENILAFHLNDSKTALNSRVDRHAHIGQGQIGKEAFRHIVRDPRFASHPACLETPKSQDLHEDIGNLEILRKLAGVETL, from the coding sequence ATGAAGTTTGGTGCGCACATGTCGACAAGCGGGGGCATCTGGAAAGCGCTGCAACGCGGCAAATCCATCGGCTGCGAATGCGTGCAGGTGTTCGTGAAGAACAACATGCAATGGGCTGGGAGGCCGCACGGTGCGGACGAGCTGGCGCTGTATTCCACCGAACTCGCGGCGGGCTGCTTCAATTGCGTGTTCGGACATACGGGGTACCTCATCAACCTCGGCGCGGCACCGTCGGAGAATCGCGATCGTTCTCTTAAATCCTTGATGCAGGAGATTGAGCTGGCATCGGCCCTCAAGTTGCCGTTCCTCGTGATGCATCCCGGATCTCATCTCGGTGCAGGCGAGGAGAGCGGGTTGCGGCAGATCATCGCGGGCCTTGATGAAGTATTTGCGGTTACGCGGAAGCTGCCTGTCAGGATAGCGCTTGAGAATACTGCAGGGCAGGGGAGCTGCCTTGGGAATGACATCGCCCATCTCGGCCGGATATTCGACGGCGTCAAGAAGCCCGAGCGACTCGGTGTCTGTCTCGATACGGCCCATTTTTTTGCGGCCGGTTACGATATCCGAACGCAGAAAGGATGGGATAAAGCCATTGCGCAGGTGCGGTCAACGGTGGGGTTGGAAAACATCCTGGCGTTTCATCTGAACGACTCGAAAACGGCATTGAATTCCAGGGTGGATCGTCACGCCCACATCGGGCAGGGGCAAATCGGAAAGGAGGCATTTCGCCATATCGTGCGGGACCCGCGTTTCGCCAGCCATCCCGCCTGTCTCGAAACGCCAAAGTCGCAGGATTTGCATGAAGACATTGGAAATCTTGAGATTCTTCGCAAGTTGGCGGGAGTGGAAACGCTCTGA
- a CDS encoding ABC transporter ATP-binding protein, which translates to METTVRVENLKKIYFEEGRGEVRAVDGISFSCQPGEIFGLLGANGAGKTTTLRVLATILQPTSGTAALMGHDTVREPEWVRRSLGFYSASTALYPRLTARETLEFFARINGYPTQRVKARVDHLIARFGISEYADARVDRLSQGMKQKVSIARTVVHDPPVVIFDEPTVGLDVLNAIEMQKVIAEFRTEGKTILFSTHIMSEAERLCDRIAIVHRGKIHASDTLPALRSASGKHYLEDIFVHFVERANAGSLPLLEVP; encoded by the coding sequence ATGGAGACGACAGTTCGCGTCGAGAACCTGAAAAAGATCTACTTCGAGGAAGGCCGTGGCGAGGTGCGGGCCGTCGATGGAATCAGCTTCAGCTGCCAGCCGGGTGAAATATTCGGCCTTCTGGGCGCGAACGGCGCTGGCAAGACGACGACACTTCGAGTGCTTGCCACCATTCTCCAGCCGACTTCCGGAACCGCGGCGCTGATGGGCCATGACACCGTGCGCGAACCCGAATGGGTGCGGCGGAGCCTCGGATTTTATTCGGCGAGCACAGCGTTGTATCCACGGCTCACAGCGCGCGAGACGCTGGAATTTTTCGCCAGGATCAACGGTTATCCGACCCAGCGTGTTAAGGCGCGCGTGGATCACTTGATCGCACGCTTTGGAATTTCCGAGTACGCGGACGCGAGGGTGGATCGGCTTTCCCAGGGCATGAAGCAGAAGGTGTCGATTGCACGGACGGTGGTGCACGACCCGCCGGTTGTGATTTTCGACGAGCCGACCGTTGGGTTGGACGTGCTGAATGCGATCGAAATGCAGAAGGTCATTGCGGAGTTTCGCACGGAAGGTAAGACCATTCTCTTTTCCACCCACATCATGAGCGAAGCCGAGCGTTTATGTGATCGGATCGCGATTGTGCATCGGGGAAAAATTCACGCGTCCGACACGCTGCCGGCGCTTCGCAGCGCCAGCGGCAAGCATTATCTCGAGGACATCTTTGTTCATTTCGTCGAGCGCGCCAACGCAGGGTCCCTGCCTCTTCTTGAGGTTCCATGA
- a CDS encoding TatD family hydrolase: MSVSTLRLCDAHNHLQDERLGPHLESILQELPRANVEWMVVNGSCEEDWPQVRELARRVPQVIPSFGYHPWYVRERSEHWKQTLTGLVDSVPAAIGEIGLDKWIRDHDLPLQEEVFVWQLRMASERNLPVSIHCLQAWGRLLEILKREPRPACGFVLHSFGGPREMIGQLADLGGYFSLPGYFAHERKERQRETFRHIPPDRLLVETDAPDQCLPEARIEFPLPPGSNGKPLNHPANLRAVYAFAAELLEEPLEQLAQQVHENFQRAFATLIKR; this comes from the coding sequence GTGAGCGTTTCGACGTTGCGTCTTTGCGACGCCCACAACCACCTGCAGGACGAGCGCCTCGGGCCGCACCTTGAATCGATCCTTCAGGAACTTCCGCGCGCCAACGTGGAGTGGATGGTCGTGAATGGCTCCTGCGAGGAGGACTGGCCGCAGGTCCGGGAACTCGCCCGCCGTGTTCCGCAGGTCATCCCGTCGTTTGGATATCACCCGTGGTATGTGCGCGAACGCAGCGAGCACTGGAAGCAGACGCTGACAGGCTTGGTGGATTCGGTCCCTGCAGCGATTGGGGAAATTGGTTTGGACAAATGGATTCGGGATCACGATCTGCCACTGCAGGAGGAGGTATTTGTCTGGCAGCTGCGCATGGCATCGGAGCGCAACCTGCCCGTGAGCATTCATTGCCTGCAGGCCTGGGGCAGGCTGCTGGAAATTCTAAAGCGCGAGCCGCGGCCGGCCTGCGGGTTCGTTCTCCATTCCTTTGGCGGACCAAGGGAGATGATTGGGCAGCTCGCGGATCTTGGCGGGTATTTTTCGCTGCCAGGATATTTTGCGCACGAACGAAAAGAACGGCAGCGCGAGACTTTCCGCCACATTCCGCCGGATCGATTGCTGGTTGAAACCGATGCCCCCGACCAATGCCTCCCCGAAGCGCGCATTGAATTTCCTCTTCCCCCGGGTTCGAACGGTAAACCCCTGAACCATCCCGCCAACCTGCGCGCTGTTTATGCGTTCGCAGCCGAGTTGCTGGAAGAACCGCTCGAGCAACTCGCGCAGCAGGTTCACGAAAACTTTCAGCGCGCCTTCGCGACGTTGATCAAGCGCTAG